A genomic segment from Antedon mediterranea chromosome 6, ecAntMedi1.1, whole genome shotgun sequence encodes:
- the LOC140051277 gene encoding uncharacterized protein produces MENHKQILCTLCRVCGIKLNKAGSRSKKVADYWEQLNVSRDEDSSVTPSSFCNLCYIKCVVQKQQISCKDWPPHKRIGCNICEDKLRKGGRPKKKKRGCGNAECQRKMAHTSSVTKHFEPINTTLTTIPDSYNIIGSLRPFMCCICNVLCECPVELPCHHVACKACVNTCFVDVEFMICPTCLTNVHYLSVTAVPDLFIQCYMSVAVKCKKCQCQFECRQCNTHVCVLKEHTYAKQPSTSPVQANVEVLGHQLLSAKTAENGIATFRSKGQTVRYMKIPAVRVSSNTASKKTKDRRTHQIQQFRKLISGEDAELEQHRHEFSQLNEELKTMLQTPIRMPQGDILSMRTHLGLSGSRTRLLKRWLAKYRVVCECEASIGCQVDEIIGDNLTSEYVPLLVKDTKTDELLLTDVPLVVVKNLRVKVTQLLDELQSLDMLTWHNGLIPENKIWIKLGGDKGGGTYKFMLQIGNVDRPNSLKNTVTILIWEAGDCTYNLKTGMERIRNQVEDLKTLVWNGEEIELFAFSYSTINTNVVFMDCLKQSGKYVFFMFHNSVHNIYLFLYFSGKEIELFAFGDYEYECRVYGLSGASGRHFCLYCLSSKGKVDLTKRSLESMKKDLESFASNGSMLKNAKFHNNVISSPILDIDIDHVCPPGLHISLGLGLKHYQSLEDACHTLDKKMAQQADGINASIARKEYIKLVEHNECLRYHLNEKENLEQEIGQMTDYFNAFNLLGHGNDDCAIELITQINQKREKLNAHNEHIEATPPSPTFLKRTGPICEELDKRLIKMGITRQAYWGQCFVGNHIHKLYMTTNIKYLMDGITHTVQAICPTLLKEAEDVAVAYTKLFNAFGACHRLYNSAEQFGNAEIDQLQQNISIYKEIFATFHETQPPKFHILCEHIIPWIKKWGVGLGFHGEQGGESMHARLNGIQRDYRGRTTDRLTILLSVVKNHWVSCSPSTLKAIPEKKANKRKIEE; encoded by the exons ATGGAAAACCACAAACAAATACTGTGTACACTCTGCAGAGTGTGtggtattaaattaaacaaagcCGGCTCTCGGTCAAAGAAAGTGGCAGACTATTGGGAACAGCTTAATGTTAGCAGAGATGAAGATAGTAGCGTAACTCCATCGTCATTCTGTAATCTCTGCTACATCAAGTGTGTTGtccaaaaacaacaaatttccTGCAAGGACTGGCCGCCACATAAACGAATAGGATGTAACATCTGTGAAGATAAACTACGAAAAG GTGGAAGGCCAAAGAAAAAGAAGAGGGGATGTGGAAATGCAGAGTGTCAAAGAAAAATGGCTCATACCTCATCagttaccaagcattttgaacCAATAAACACAACACTAACAACTATTCCCGATTCTTACAACATTATCGGTTCTCTAAGACCATTCATGTGTTGCATCTGTAATGTATTGTGTGAATGTCCTGTCGAGTTACCATGTCATCATGTTGCTTGTAAAGCATGTGTTAATACTTGTTTTGTTGATGTCGAGTTCATGATTTGTCCTACCTGTTTAACTAATGTACACTACTTGTCTGTCACTGCTGTACCTGATCTTTTCATTCAATGTTATATGTCTGTTGCTGTCAAATGTAAGAAATGTCAGTGTCAGTTTGAATGTCGACAGTGTAATACACATGTGTGTGTCTTAAAAGAACACACTTATGCAAAACAACCTTCCACAAGCCCTGTGCAAGCGAATGTCGAAGTTTTAGGGCACCAACTACTGTCTGCCAAAACAGCAGAAAATGGTATAGCTACCTTCAGATCAAAGGGGCAG ACGGTTAGGTATATGAAGATACCTGCAGTTAGAGTGTCGTCAAATACAGCATCAAAAAAAACCAAAGACAGGAGGACACACCAG ATTCAACAATTCAGAAAACTGATAAGTGGAGAAGATGCTGAATTAGAACAACACAGACACGAATTTTCCCAATTAAATGAAGAATTAAAGACTATGCTTCAAACACCCATTAGGATGCCCCAAGGAGATATACTCTCAATGAGAACTCACCTTGGACTAAGTGGCTCTAGAACAAGATTATTAAAAag ATGGTTAGCAAAGTACCGGGTCGTTTGTGAATGCGAAGCCAGTATTGGCTGTCAAGTTGATGAGATCATAGGCGACAATCTGACATCTGAGTATGTGCCATTGCTAGTGAAAGATACCAAGACAGATGAGTTGTTGCTCACAGATGTGCCATTAGTTGTAGTGAAAAACTTAAGAGTGAAAGTAACACAATTGTTAGATGAGCTACAAAG TCTTGATATGCTTACTTGGCACAATGGTTTGATaccagaaaataaaatatggattAAACTAGGCGGAGACAAAGGAGGAGGAACTTACAAATTTATGCTGCAAATTGGCAATGTTGACCGGCCCAATTCTTTGAAAAATACAGTTACAATTTTGATATGGGAAGCAGGCGATTGCacctacaatttaaaaacaggAATGGAGAGAATTAGGAACCAAGTTGAAGACCTCAAGACATTGGTGTGGAA tggAGAAGAAATTGAATTATTTGCATTCAGCtacagtactataaatacaAATGTCGTGTTTATGGATTGTCTGAAGCAAAGTGGtaagtatgtattttttatgtttcataATTCTGTACATAATATATACCTCTTCCTTTATTTCAGtggaaaagaaattgaattgtttGCTTTCGGGGATTACGAATATGAATGCCGTGTTTACGGATTATCCGGAGCAAGTG gaCGACACTTTTGCTTATATTGCCTGAGTTCGAAGGGTAAAGTGGATTTAACAAAAAGATCTCTAGAATCTATGAAGAAAGATTTGGAAAGTTTTGCAAGCAATGGAAGCATGTTGAAAAATGCGAAGTTTCACAACAACGTAATAAGTTCACCAATACTTGACATTGACATTGATCAT GTTTGTCCACCTGGACTGCATATTAGCTTAGGCCTTGGGTTGAAGCATTATCAAAGTTTAGAGGATGCATGCCACACACTCGATAAAAAGATGGCCCAACAAGCTGACGGCATCAATGCAAGCATTGCTCGTAAAGAGTACATTAAG TTAGTGGAACATAATGAATGTTTGCGTTACCATTTAAATGAAAAGGAAAATCTGGAACAGGAGATAGGCCAAATGACTGATTattttaatgcttttaattTACTTGGTCATGGAAATGATGATTGTGCAATTGAACTGATTACACAGATTAATCAGAAAAGGGAGAAATTAAATGCTCAT AATGAACATATTGAAGCCACGCCACCGTCTCCAACTTTTTTGAAGAGAACGGGTCCCATTTGTGAGGAGTTGGACAAACGCTTGATCAAAATGGGCATAACAAGGCAGGCATACTGGGGACAGTGTTTTGTTGGGAACCATATCCATAAATTGTACATG acaacaaatattaaatatttaatggaTGGAATAACCCACACTGTCCAAGCCATTTGTCCAACTCTTTTGAAGGAGGCTGAAGATGTAGCTGTGGCCTACACAAAGTTATTTAATGCATTTGGAGCCTGCCACAGATTATACAATTCAGCAGAACAATTCGGGAATGCTGAAATTGATCAGTTGC AACAAAATATATCAATCTATAAAGAGATTTTCGCCACATTCCATGAAACGCAGCCTCCAAAATTTCACATATTGTGCGAGCATATCATACCATGGATCAAGAAATGGGGGGTGGGATTAGGATTCCATGGCGAACAAGGTGGTGAGTCAATGCACGCAAGATTGAATGGCATCCAACGTGACTACCGTGGCAGAACAACAGACAGATTAACCATTTTGCTGTCAGTGGTGAAAAATCACTGGGTTTCGTGCAGTCCATCAACTCTAAAGGCGATTCCTGAAAAGAAGGCCAATAAAAGGAAAATTGAGGAATAA